One part of the Symphalangus syndactylus isolate Jambi chromosome 1, NHGRI_mSymSyn1-v2.1_pri, whole genome shotgun sequence genome encodes these proteins:
- the LOC129487500 gene encoding L-threonine 3-dehydrogenase, mitochondrial isoform X1 translates to MPHGLLVPGSRAREEDTPALQVFEKKMLLMRMLRRVGQGPACGCWTPVLPVHFLGISPRQIPADASFHSASFSDTDHPRVLITAWWRSLHFQVLHHVPGKIARGLGQLGVGLANLLRKRFGKDSVILSDIRKPPDHVFHSGPFIYSDILDYKNLREIVVNNRISWLFHYSALLSAIGEANVSLARAVNITGLHNILDVAAEHSLRLFVPSTIGAFGPTSPRNPTPDLCIQRPRTIYGVSKVHAELMGEYYHYRYGLDFRCLRYPGIISADSQPGGGTTDYAVQIFHDATKHGKFECNLEARTRLPMMYIDDCLRATLEVMEAPAESLSMRTYNVSAMSFTPEELAQEVLKHVPEFQITYNVDAVRQAIADSWPMKFDDSNARKDWGWKHDFDLPELVTAMLNFHGSETRVAQGN, encoded by the exons ATGCCCCACGGGCTTCTGGTCCCGGGCAGCCGCGCACGGGAGGAGGACACTCCCGCTCTGCAG gtatttgaaaagaaaatgctgCTCATGAGGATGCTGAGGCGAGTGGGGCAGGGCCCAGCCTGTGGCTGTTGGACGCCGGTCCTGCCAGTCCACTTTCTGGGCATCTCTCCTCGGCAAATTCCAGCAGATGCTAGCTTCCACTCTGCGTCTTTCTCTGACACAGACCATCCACGAGTCTTAATTACAG CCTGGTGGAGATCATTGCATTTCCAAGTGCTGCACCATGTTCCTGGGAAGATTGCAA GGGGTCTTGGCCAGCTGGGAGTGGGGCTTGCTAATCTTTTGAG GAAACGATTTGGAAAGGACAGCGTGATTTTGTCTGACATAAGGAAACCCCCCGATCATGTCTTTCACAGTG GTCCGTTCATTTATTCTGATATCTTGGATTACAAGAATCTTCGGGAGATCGTGGTAAACAACCGCATCAGCTGGCTGTTTCATTACAGCGCTTTGCTCAGCGCCATTGGAGAAGCAAATGTTTCCCTGGCGAGAGCAGTGAATATAACTG GCCTGCATAACATCCTGGATGTCGCTGCGGAACACAGTCTGCGATTGTTTGTGCCTAGCACGATTGGGGCTTTTGGACCCACCTCTCCCCGGAACCCGACCCCCGATCTCTGTATTCAGAGACCCAGGACCATCTACGGGGTGTCCAAGGTCCACGCGGAGCTCATGGGAGAA TATTATCATTACCGGTATGGGTTAGATTTCCGATGCCTGAGATATCCTGGAATCATTTCAGCTGACTCCCAGCCTGGAGGAGGAACAACTG ACTATGCAGTCCAGATTTTCCATGATGCCACAAAGCATGGTAAATTCGAGTGCAACCTGGAAGCCCGCACGAGGCTGCCGATGATGTACATTGACGACTGCCTCAGGGCCACCCTGGAGGTCATGGAGGCCCCAGCTGAGTCCCTTTCCATGAGGACCTACAATGTCAGCGCCATGAGCTTCACACCTGAGGAGCTGGCCCAGGAGGTCCTCAAGCATGTGCCAGAATTCCAGATCACATACAACGTGGATGCCGTTCGGCAGGCCATAG CGGATAGTTGGCCAATGAAATTTGATGACAGCAATGCTCGGAAGGACTGGGGGTGGAAACATGATTTTGATCTTCCAGAGTTGGTGACTGCCATGTTGAACTTCCATGGTTCTGAAACCAGAGTTGCCCAAGGCAACTGA
- the LOC129487500 gene encoding L-threonine 3-dehydrogenase, mitochondrial isoform X2: MPHGLLVPGSRAREEDTPALQVFEKKMLLMRMLRRVGQGPACGCWTPVLPVHFLGISPRQIPADASFHSASFSDTDHPRVLITGGLGQLGVGLANLLRKRFGKDSVILSDIRKPPDHVFHSGPFIYSDILDYKNLREIVVNNRISWLFHYSALLSAIGEANVSLARAVNITGLHNILDVAAEHSLRLFVPSTIGAFGPTSPRNPTPDLCIQRPRTIYGVSKVHAELMGEYYHYRYGLDFRCLRYPGIISADSQPGGGTTDYAVQIFHDATKHGKFECNLEARTRLPMMYIDDCLRATLEVMEAPAESLSMRTYNVSAMSFTPEELAQEVLKHVPEFQITYNVDAVRQAIADSWPMKFDDSNARKDWGWKHDFDLPELVTAMLNFHGSETRVAQGN; this comes from the exons ATGCCCCACGGGCTTCTGGTCCCGGGCAGCCGCGCACGGGAGGAGGACACTCCCGCTCTGCAG gtatttgaaaagaaaatgctgCTCATGAGGATGCTGAGGCGAGTGGGGCAGGGCCCAGCCTGTGGCTGTTGGACGCCGGTCCTGCCAGTCCACTTTCTGGGCATCTCTCCTCGGCAAATTCCAGCAGATGCTAGCTTCCACTCTGCGTCTTTCTCTGACACAGACCATCCACGAGTCTTAATTACAG GGGGTCTTGGCCAGCTGGGAGTGGGGCTTGCTAATCTTTTGAG GAAACGATTTGGAAAGGACAGCGTGATTTTGTCTGACATAAGGAAACCCCCCGATCATGTCTTTCACAGTG GTCCGTTCATTTATTCTGATATCTTGGATTACAAGAATCTTCGGGAGATCGTGGTAAACAACCGCATCAGCTGGCTGTTTCATTACAGCGCTTTGCTCAGCGCCATTGGAGAAGCAAATGTTTCCCTGGCGAGAGCAGTGAATATAACTG GCCTGCATAACATCCTGGATGTCGCTGCGGAACACAGTCTGCGATTGTTTGTGCCTAGCACGATTGGGGCTTTTGGACCCACCTCTCCCCGGAACCCGACCCCCGATCTCTGTATTCAGAGACCCAGGACCATCTACGGGGTGTCCAAGGTCCACGCGGAGCTCATGGGAGAA TATTATCATTACCGGTATGGGTTAGATTTCCGATGCCTGAGATATCCTGGAATCATTTCAGCTGACTCCCAGCCTGGAGGAGGAACAACTG ACTATGCAGTCCAGATTTTCCATGATGCCACAAAGCATGGTAAATTCGAGTGCAACCTGGAAGCCCGCACGAGGCTGCCGATGATGTACATTGACGACTGCCTCAGGGCCACCCTGGAGGTCATGGAGGCCCCAGCTGAGTCCCTTTCCATGAGGACCTACAATGTCAGCGCCATGAGCTTCACACCTGAGGAGCTGGCCCAGGAGGTCCTCAAGCATGTGCCAGAATTCCAGATCACATACAACGTGGATGCCGTTCGGCAGGCCATAG CGGATAGTTGGCCAATGAAATTTGATGACAGCAATGCTCGGAAGGACTGGGGGTGGAAACATGATTTTGATCTTCCAGAGTTGGTGACTGCCATGTTGAACTTCCATGGTTCTGAAACCAGAGTTGCCCAAGGCAACTGA